From a region of the Pongo pygmaeus isolate AG05252 chromosome 5, NHGRI_mPonPyg2-v2.0_pri, whole genome shotgun sequence genome:
- the LOC129038337 gene encoding LOW QUALITY PROTEIN: putative uncharacterized protein encoded by LINC00472 (The sequence of the model RefSeq protein was modified relative to this genomic sequence to represent the inferred CDS: deleted 2 bases in 1 codon) codes for MRPGSAPRAPECGAPALPRPQLDRLPARPAPSRGRGAPSLRWPGKEVGPRPQIPATCEPGKVCGASAGRRRDASRPSRPRSPRVTFSTRRQPGPQRGRRGLRGGPESVRGLPHLGLRISGTPLGIFSSWSL; via the exons ATGCGGCCGGGCTCGGCCCCGCGCGCCCCAGAGTGCGGGGCGCCCGCGCTCCCCCGACCCCAACTTGACCGTCTCCCGGCTCGCCCAGCCCCCTCCCGGGGTAGGGGCGCCCCCTCGCTCCGGTGGCCGGGGAAGGAAGTCGGTCCGCGGCCGCAGATCCCGGCAACTTGCGAGCCGGGAAAAGTTTGCGGCGCCTCCGCGGGGCGG CGGCGCGACGcgtcccgcccctcgcgtccgcGGTCACCGCGGGTGACTTTCTCGACTCGTCGTCAGCCGGGGCCGCAGCGCGGCCGGCGGGGACTGCGGGGAGGGCCGGAGTCCGTCCGAGGGCTCCCGCACCTCGGGCTGCGG ATTTCAGGTACTCCACTGGGCATTTTCTCTTCATGGAGCTTATAG